Proteins from one Ornithobacterium rhinotracheale genomic window:
- a CDS encoding phage tail tape measure protein gives MSSNSVTYQINFTANTEPIFNKIETGFNGVKKSVEQTNKVFGDCYKALLSVNLAADGMNVLKQSFDNLIQPGATLNSQMAELSAITGVTGEGLKAIEQAARDTSKTFGTDASANVESYKLVLSQLDPEIAKNAEAMKLMGEHINVLSKQMGGDTVAATNVLTTSMNQFGISTENPIEAAKTMGEMMNVMSSAAQAGSAELPQIQSALEQVGMVAKTTGLSFEETNAQIQILDKAGKKGSEGGVALRNVLTTLSEGRFTSKLAAQGLQQAGISVEYLANTSIPLTDRLKTLRKIQNDTALMTKVFGKENMAAAIAMINGADEAAELTEQITGTNSATEQAEIIMGSYAEKMARAKAWVDDLKIGFFNLIEPMAPLTQHFFSLVNALGDMSRVYISAKSAIEAFFPKLFLKTIKTEEDTIATNANTTATNRNSLAKGRMGNASLLSAIKMKSINAQMTIGAVLARIQASGIRSVARAFLQATLGATAFQIALDALGIGLILAAIAALIFGLKHLWENSRRFREILFGIGYAGRAVFHNIGVVLQRVWQKIIKPIFDIWWETVSGFFTFAYEMGYNFAVSLGEFFAWLGDVFTAVFSAIWDFSVQVFTGILNICSEAWAWITDTFGGFAAWVDETILGTLKNIFSSAWDWVMGFVDKIVGIFRKIGGWLSDTFGGIFSSDGMLSVKTEYKKGEEAGGKSFDRDKAEREKDKPQEVSIVEDKKNLFDLKKGGLTPPTVGGIAGEKAKKKKKKGGKEHSDSGNKVQSLTVGKFMDNLNVYMNTTNGIDKEQLVQQLKEVFYTTVADFTGATN, from the coding sequence ATGTCTTCAAATTCAGTAACATATCAAATTAATTTTACCGCCAATACGGAACCTATTTTTAATAAGATAGAAACAGGTTTCAATGGTGTGAAAAAATCAGTTGAGCAAACAAATAAAGTTTTTGGAGACTGCTATAAAGCATTATTATCGGTAAACTTAGCGGCCGATGGTATGAATGTTTTAAAGCAAAGTTTCGACAACCTAATTCAGCCCGGCGCTACACTGAACTCCCAAATGGCAGAGCTTTCGGCCATTACAGGCGTTACAGGCGAAGGATTAAAGGCTATTGAACAGGCCGCACGAGATACCTCCAAAACTTTTGGAACGGATGCCTCCGCCAATGTGGAGAGTTATAAATTGGTGCTTTCGCAATTAGACCCCGAGATTGCCAAGAACGCCGAGGCGATGAAGCTAATGGGCGAGCACATCAATGTTTTGTCCAAACAGATGGGAGGCGATACAGTGGCGGCTACCAATGTTTTGACCACTTCGATGAACCAGTTTGGTATTTCTACCGAAAACCCCATCGAGGCGGCTAAAACAATGGGCGAAATGATGAATGTAATGTCGTCAGCGGCACAGGCTGGAAGTGCCGAACTTCCACAAATCCAGTCGGCTTTGGAACAGGTCGGGATGGTAGCCAAAACCACAGGATTAAGTTTTGAAGAAACCAATGCCCAAATTCAGATTTTAGATAAGGCCGGAAAAAAAGGAAGTGAGGGCGGTGTGGCACTCCGAAATGTTTTAACTACATTGTCAGAGGGGCGTTTTACTTCCAAATTGGCCGCGCAAGGTTTGCAGCAAGCAGGTATTTCGGTGGAGTATTTGGCCAATACCAGCATACCGCTTACCGATAGGCTGAAAACGCTGAGAAAAATCCAGAATGATACGGCGCTAATGACCAAAGTGTTTGGTAAGGAAAACATGGCGGCCGCGATTGCAATGATTAATGGGGCGGATGAAGCCGCAGAGCTTACGGAGCAAATTACAGGCACCAACTCGGCCACAGAGCAAGCCGAAATTATTATGGGCAGTTATGCCGAAAAAATGGCAAGAGCAAAGGCTTGGGTGGATGATTTAAAAATAGGATTTTTTAATCTAATTGAGCCAATGGCTCCATTAACTCAACATTTTTTCTCTCTTGTAAATGCTTTGGGTGATATGTCCAGAGTATATATATCTGCAAAATCTGCTATAGAGGCTTTCTTTCCTAAGTTGTTTTTAAAAACTATAAAAACAGAAGAAGATACCATAGCTACCAATGCAAATACCACAGCAACCAATAGGAACTCGTTAGCCAAAGGGAGAATGGGAAACGCCTCACTTCTTTCCGCTATAAAGATGAAATCTATCAATGCACAAATGACTATCGGAGCCGTTTTAGCTAGAATACAGGCAAGCGGTATTCGCTCGGTGGCAAGGGCTTTTTTGCAAGCTACTTTGGGGGCCACGGCCTTTCAAATTGCCTTAGATGCTTTAGGGATAGGGCTAATTTTGGCAGCCATTGCCGCACTCATTTTTGGGTTAAAACATTTGTGGGAGAACTCACGCCGTTTCCGTGAGATTTTATTTGGAATTGGCTATGCAGGGCGTGCCGTGTTTCATAACATTGGTGTGGTTCTGCAGCGTGTATGGCAAAAAATCATCAAGCCCATATTTGACATTTGGTGGGAAACCGTGAGCGGGTTTTTCACTTTTGCCTACGAGATGGGCTATAATTTTGCCGTGTCATTGGGCGAGTTTTTCGCTTGGCTGGGCGATGTTTTTACAGCGGTTTTTTCTGCGATATGGGATTTTTCCGTGCAAGTTTTTACAGGCATTTTAAACATTTGCTCCGAGGCGTGGGCTTGGATAACGGATACATTCGGAGGCTTTGCCGCGTGGGTAGATGAGACCATTTTAGGGACTTTAAAAAACATTTTTTCCAGTGCTTGGGATTGGGTGATGGGATTTGTCGACAAAATCGTAGGGATTTTTAGAAAAATTGGGGGCTGGCTCTCCGATACCTTTGGGGGTATTTTTTCCTCGGATGGAATGCTTAGTGTAAAAACAGAATATAAAAAAGGCGAAGAGGCCGGAGGAAAGAGTTTTGACCGCGATAAAGCAGAACGGGAAAAGGACAAGCCCCAAGAAGTGTCCATCGTGGAGGATAAAAAGAATTTATTTGACCTTAAAAAAGGAGGTCTTACACCGCCTACGGTGGGCGGTATTGCCGGCGAAAAAGCCAAGAAGAAAAAGAAAAAAGGCGGTAAAGAGCATTCCGATAGTGGCAATAAGGTGCAGAGCCTTACGGTGGGCAAGTTTATGGACAACCTAAATGTGTATATGAACACTACGAATGGCATTGATAAAGAACAACTTGTACAACAGTTGAAAGAAGTATTTTACACTACGGTGGCGGATTTTACAGGTGCCACAAATTAA